One window from the genome of Rhodococcus sp. ABRD24 encodes:
- a CDS encoding TetR/AcrR family transcriptional regulator gives MSGNYESTRRRLTAKQAETVSRLTKCAVEVLREGGFAGLTVRLVAARAGVAPATAYTYFSSKEHLVAEVFWRRLAEMPREDATSDDRTARAVAVLRSVALLVSDEPELAAAVTTALLGRDPDVEHLRARVGLEIRERLIAALEPEPDQDLVEALELLYSGALVRAGMGYGSYTRIADRLEISARMILP, from the coding sequence GTGTCTGGCAATTACGAATCGACCCGCCGCAGGTTGACCGCGAAGCAGGCCGAGACCGTGTCTCGGCTCACCAAGTGTGCGGTCGAGGTGCTACGCGAGGGAGGATTCGCCGGGCTGACCGTGCGTTTGGTCGCGGCCCGGGCCGGGGTGGCTCCCGCAACCGCGTACACCTACTTTTCGTCCAAGGAACACCTTGTGGCGGAAGTGTTCTGGCGTCGGCTTGCCGAAATGCCGAGGGAAGACGCGACATCGGACGATCGGACTGCCCGTGCGGTGGCCGTGCTGCGCAGCGTTGCGCTCCTGGTGTCCGACGAGCCCGAGTTGGCGGCCGCGGTGACCACCGCGCTGCTCGGCCGGGATCCGGATGTGGAACACCTGCGGGCTCGGGTCGGGCTCGAGATCCGTGAGCGGCTGATCGCCGCACTCGAGCCCGAGCCCGACCAGGACCTGGTCGAGGCACTCGAACTGCTCTATTCGGGAGCCCTGGTGCGTGCCGGCATGGGTTACGGTTCCTATACGCGGATCGCCGATCGGCTCGAGATCTCGGCTCGGATGATCCTGCCCTGA